The genomic segment ACGGCAGCGCCATATTTCAGGTGGCCGCCGTGCCTGGCGGCGAGCCGCTCCAGTTCAACTCCGTGAAAGGCGATGAGCTTTTTGTTGGCGGTGACGACGCTCTTGCCGGCTTCCAACGCACGGCGGATGAAACCGCCAGCAGGGTCAAGGCCGCCCATCAGCTCGACGATCACGTCGGCATCCGAGGCGAGGACGGCGTCGGCGTCTTCGCTCCACACAACCGACGGGCCGGCCCAATCGGCGCGTTTGCGGGCCACGTTGCGATTGAAGACGTGCGTCAGTTGCAGGCCCTCGGGCTTACATTCGGCCACGATGCGCGCTACGGAACTGCCCACCGTACCGAATCCGAAGATGGCGATACGCAGCGGGCGGAGTCCGCGGGACTCCAGCGCGGGGTCTGACTGAACCATTCCTTGAGACACAGGCACTCCCTTGATCGAACGCGGTTGAAAAGCGGTGATGTGCCGATGATACCTGAGTCGTCAAGGCCAAGGCAGGCGCTTTCGTTGTAGGATCAAGGGAAGATGCGGCGTTTTGTATCCATCGTGATCCTCCTGTTGTGCAGCCTGGGGCCGCTGAACGCCCTGCTGCCGGGCAGCGAGGAGTCGCAGTTGCCGGCGTGCTGCCGGCGGCATGGAATGCATCACTGCATGATGGCGCTGGCCGAGCAGGCCGGTAACGGGCACGTGGTTTCTGCACCCTCGCGCTGCCCGCAGTATCATCGCGGCTCTGTGGCAAGGGTCGGGGTGTACACGCCTTCGACCGGCATTGGAGTTGCGCAGCCGATCGAAAGCGCCGGGATACCTGCTGAGTCTCAGACTGTTACGCTGCGGCGTGCCTGGACCGAGGGCAATCGCGGACCTCCCACTCTCCTCTAATCCTCCGTCACTTCCCCTTTGAGAATGCTTTTTCGACGCGGTGGCGTGATGCTGCGCGCGTTTTCGCTTTCATCAGTGAGGTCGGGTTCCAGGTGAAACGTCTTCCCCTTGTTCTTATCTTTATCTTTTGTCTGCTGCTGGCAGCGGGATCGCCGGCGTTCGCTACGGTGTTCGCTACGATCAACGGCATCGTTCACGATCCGCAGCACAGGCCTGTTGCGGGCGCTGCTGTTGCGCTGAAAGCGTCCGAATCTGATTTCAATTTGTCAGCTGTCACGGGGTCCGATGGCGGCTTTGTGTTCGCAAACGTGCCGATTGGAACCTACCAGTTGGAAGTGACGGCTGCGGGATTCGCGACCGTCTCACAGAGGATTATGGTGGCGTCGGGGACCAACCCCGTTGTGCACATTCCGCTGGAGGTGGAAGGTTCCACGCAGACGGTGGAGGTGCATGCGTCGGACTCGATTGCGACTGACACCGTGACTCCGACGACGCTTATTTCGCGGGAGCAGATCGAGACGACGCCGGGGGCAGGACGCACGCTCGGCATGCAGATGATTACGGATTACGTGCCGGGCTCGTATATGACGCACGACATGCTGCACATCCGCGGGGGACACCAGACGAGCTGGCTGATCGACGGCATTTCGATTCCGAACACGAAGATTGCTTCGAATCTGGGGCCTCAGATCGATCCCAAGGATATCGATCAGCTTGAGGTGCAACGCGGCAGCTATGCGGCGGACGTGGGCGATCGCACGTACGGCGTGTTTGACGTGCTGCCGCGTAACGGATTCGAGTTCGATCATCAGGGCGAGCTTCTGCTGACCGGCGGCAACTTCAAGACGGGCGAGGCGCAACTTTCGTTCGGCGATCACAGCGCGAAGACCGCCTGGTACGCCAGCGCGACCGGATCGCGGTCTGATTATGGGCTGCAGACGCCGGTGCCCGAAGTGCTGCATGACGCGACCAACTCCGGCAGCGGATTCCTTACGCTGATTCGGAACCAGACGAGCAGCGATCAGCTTCGGCTCACAGCACAGTATCGGCAGGACTTCTTCCAGGTGCCGTACGATCCGAATCCCGACGACTGGCAGCAGACGGGCTATTACTCCTCTTATGGGCTGCGGGATGTGCAGAAGGAGCGCGACTCGTTCGTGATCGCTAACTGGGTGCACACGCTCTCGTCGAAGGCGCTGTTTGAGGTGGCTCCGTTCTGGCACTTCAACCAGGCAAATTACGACTCGGAGGCGACGGATCTTCCGGTGGCAACGACGTGGCATCAGCAGTCGAACTACGCCGGCGCGCAGGCGGATGTGCGTGTGAATGCGGGGCCGAACAATTTCTCCGGCGGACTGTATTCTTTCGCGCAGTGGGAGAACGATTTGTATGGGCTGAAGGTGAACGATGGGTCAGGTGCGAGCGAGCCGAATACGCCGGCGAGCACCACGGCCGGCATTGTTGAATTGCATGCTTCCGATCATTTGCACATTGGGAAATATGTGACGCTGCTGGGCGGGCTGCGCGTGTCCAACTACCATGCGGGGCTGGATGAGAATGCGGTGTATCCGCGGGTTGGGGCAACGGTGGAGATTCCGCATCTGCACTGGGTCTTGCGCGGGTTCTACGGGCGATTCTTTCAGCCTGCGCCGGTCCTGACGGTTTCGAGTTCGATGCTCAATTACGTGCAGGGCCAGCCCGATGGGGCCAACACGTTTGTGCCGGTGCCGTCAGAGCGCGATGAGGAGCACCAGTTCGGCGTCCTGATTCCGTGGCACGGCTGGTCGCTCGATGTGGACACATTCCACAACCGCATCAACAACTTTCTGGATCACGCCAGCCTGGGTGAGTCGAACCTGTACTTCCCTATCTCTGTCGACGGAGCGCTGGTGCGCGCGTGGGAGATGGCGCTGCGCTCGCCGCAGATCGCGCACCGCGGGCAGTTTCACCTTGCCTACTCTAACCAGATCGCCGAGCAGCGCGGTCCTGTTACTGGCGGATACACTTGCACGCTGCCCAACGATCCCGCCTGCAGTGATGGGCCGGATTACGAGCCTGTGGATCACGACCAGAGGCACACACTGAACACGGGCATCAATCTTGCGCTGCCCGCGCGCACGTGGTTCGCTTCGAATGTGTATTACGGGTCGGGGTTTGTGAACGGGCTGGCCGGGTCAGGCGTGGGACCTTACCAGGGCGCGTATCTGCCGGCGCATACGACGTTCGATGTTTCGGGTGGATGGAATGTGGGCGAGAACTGGAAGCTGTCGGCAAGCATGATGAACGTGACGAACCATCGCGTGCTGCTGGATAACTCGGTGACGGTGGGTGGGTTTCATTACAACGATCCGCGGATGGTGACGGGAGAGGTGAGGTACAGGTTTAGGTTCTGAGGGGGCAAGGAAAGACTAAGGATGCACGGATGGCGGCCCTTGACGCGATTACGATTTCGGACCGTCTTCATTCCAGAGGAACAGCGGCGGCGTAAGCACCAGATCTTTCAATTTCGATCCGCAATTCAGGAATTCATTGATCACATGGAATTCGCCACTGCGCAGAGCAATCGTATGCACCATCTCCGCGCGCTCCGCAGTTCGAAGCCAAGTGCGCGCAAGTTCAGCACATGCGATGAAGACGCTCTCCTTCTTCAGCAATCCTCTGATCCGCGTATCCTGTTCGCGCCCACGTTCAAAGAACTCCGAGAACGTAACGCCAGAATCCCTAAGCCACGCTCGGGTACACGCTATTGGAAGGAATTCGACTATGCGCGCTGCAGTATCCCGGCCGAACTCCTCCGATACCAACCGCTGAAAGAGCACGACGTCGTCTTCCTCTGGGTGTTGAAGAATGATGTGAGCGGCTCGCTCTACCGAACGGCGAATAGTCCTATTCCACATGGAACAATCCCGGCATGACTTCGCCCGCCTTGCCCTCGACGATTGTCGTGAAGGCCTGCGCGTTCAGCGGGCGCTCGGGGCCGATGTAGATGGTGCGCGCGCCGTTGTGGCGAGCCCAGTTGACGAAGTTGGCTGCGGGATAGACGGAACCTGAGGTGCCGATGACGACCATCACTGTCGCGCGGTCGATCTCGCGCTGGATGCGGTCCATCTCGAGAGGGATCTCGCCAAAGAAGACGATGTGGGGGCGGAGTCGCGCGCCGCAAGCGCAGCGCGGAACTTCGTCGAGACTTTTGTAGACGGCGGTGTCGGGGACGGGAGGGCGGCCGCAGTCGTCCTCGCAGCGCGACTTGGCCAGCTCTCCATGCATATGGACCAGACGCTGCGAACCGGCGCGCTCGTGCAGGTCGTCTACATTCTGCGTGCAGAGAAAGAATCGGTCGCCGAGCTTCGCTTCAAGCTGAGCCAGCGCCACGTGCGCCGGATTTGGGTTCGCCGTTGAACCCTGCGCACGGCGCTGCGAATAGAACTCCCAAACCAGCGCGGGATTCTCCGAGAGCGCCTCGGGCGTGCAGACATCCTCAACGCGGTGCCCGGCCCAGAGTCCGTCCGAAGCGCGAAACGTAGGCAGGCCGCTCTCGGCGGAGATGCCGGCGCCGGTGAGGACGAATACGTGGTCAGTGGGAGAGAGGGAGATGGAGGACATGTTGGAGCCTGCAGCCGGTAGCTCGGAGCCGGTAGCTCGTCGGTTGCACAGATGAAGCTGCGGCTACCGGCTGCGAGCTACCGGCAGTCGTTCACGGTTCGAGCAGGATCTTGCCCGTCGTGCGGCGATTCTCCATGTCGGACTGCGCCTGGCCCGCTTCTGTCAGTGGATACATGTGCTCCATGCGCAGCTTGAGGTCGCCGGACTTGACCCAGTTGAGAACGTCGCCGGCGCGCTTCTCCAATTCGTCGCGCGTTGAGATGTAGTGCCAAAGCGTAGGCCGCGTGAGGAAGAGCGAACCTTTGCCGCTGAGCTGGATGAGATCGAAGGGCGGCACCGCGCCGCTCGACCCGCCGAACAGCGCCATCAAGCCACGCGGCCGGAGGCAGTTCAGGCTGCCATCGAACGTCGTCTTGCCCACGGAGTCATAGACCACGTCCACGCCCTTGTTGTTTGTCAGGCGCTTCACTTCGGCGACGAAATCCTGCTGCGAATAGACGATGACGTCGCTGGCGCCGGCTTCGCGCGAGAGTTCCGCCTTCTCCTCCGTGGAGACCGTGGTGATGACGCGTGCGCCGATCTTTGCGGCCATCTGGGTGAGCAACAGGCCGACACCTCCGGCTCCTGCGTGGATGAGGCACGTCTCGCCGGACTTCAGCGGCCAAGTCGAATAGGCGAGATAGTGCGCGGTCATGCCTTGCAACATCGCGGCGGCGGCCTGCTCGGGCGTCACGCCGTCTGGCACCTTGATGAGCTGCGCTGCCGGAACCAAAGCGTATTCGGCGTAGCTGCCCAGCACGCCGACGGCAGCCACCGTGTCGCCGGGCTTGAAGCCGCAGCCGTTGACGCCGGGGCCGCACTCCTCCACGGTGCCCGCCGCTTCACTGCCCGGAGTCATGGGCAGGGTCGCCTTGTACTGGCCTTTGCGGAAGTAGATTTCGATGAAGTTCATCCCGACGGACTCGACGCGGATCAGCACCTGTCCGGGCCCGGGCACGGGGATGGGAAGATCAACCAGCTGGAGGACTTCGGGCCCTCCCGTTTCACGAATCTGGATGGCTTTCATAACACGGCAAGGATAACGCACAAAACAGGGACAAAGGGACAGAGGGACAAGGGACAAAAGGACAAAGCGAAAGAACGGCAGAGTGGCGAAGGCAGAAACAGAAAGGCCCGCTCAGAATTCCGAGCGGGCCTTGTTTTCTGATCCCTGTTGCCTGTCCCTTGCTTCTTAGTCCCTGTCGCTGAGGATGCTGGGCTCTTCGGGGGCGCGGAGCCGCACCAGGCGGTCGATCGCGTAGGGCGTGTTGTGCTGCGAGCTGTAGTAGTGCCGCACCTGGAGTTCGCCCAGCAGTCCGAGCGCGAGAAGCTGGACGCCTGCGAGGATGAGCACGCCGGCGATAACGAACAGCGGCGCGTGCTGATCCATGATGTTGGCGTGCGGATTGAAGATCTTCATGCCCAGCAGCGTGGCTGAAAAGATGGTGCCCAGCAGGATGCTGATGGCGCCGAACGAGCCGAAGAAGTGCAGCGGCCGGCTCATGTACTTGATCAGGAACCGGATGGTCAGCAGATCGAAGAACACGCGGAAGGTGCGGCCGATGCCGTAATGGCTCTTGCCGCGCAGGCGGTTCACGTTCTTGATCGGAATCTCGCAGATCGACGCGCCGTACCAGGCGGCCAGCGCCGGGATGAACCGGTGCATTTCGCCGTAGAGCGGGATGTTGTGGATGACCTCGCGGCGATATGCCTTGAAGGTGGTGCCGAAGTCGTGAATGTCGACGCCCGAAAGCTTGGCCATTAGCCAGTTGGCGATCTTTGAAGGGATGCGGCGCATGACGAAGTTGTCAATGCGCTTCTCGCGCCAGCCGGAGACGACGTCGTAGCCCTCCTCGAGCTTTTCGAGGAAGTTGGGGATCTCGTCGGGATCGTGCTGCAAGTCGCCGTCCATGGAGAGGATGAACTCGCCCGAAGCGTGGTCGAATCCGGCGGCAAGGCCGGCAGTCTGGCCGAAGTTGCGGCGCAGCTTGACAACCAGGACCCGGCTGTCGACCGCGGCAATCTCTTCAAGAAGCTTGTAGGTGCGGTCGCTGGAGCCGTCGTCCACAAAGACGAGCTCGAAGGAGTCGCCAACCTGCTCCATCACCTGCTTGAGGCGATCGTAAAGCGCGGTGACGTTCTCTTCTTCGTTGTGGAAGGGCACTACGATGGAATACTTCGGCATATCAATAGTATAGACGCGCGTCAAATTCAAAGGATTTACCGAAATTTAGAGGGAGAAGGGCCGGTTGGCACCGGCCGCGGGAGATTTAGCCTTGCAGTTCGTCGAGCATCGCTTGCATCTCACTCAGAGCATGGCGGTTGCCGGTCCGGGCGGCGCAACTGATGCCGTCCTTGAGTCGGGCAATGGCTTCGTGGGTACGCCCCGCCTTTGAGAGCGTCTGGGCCGCCATGAAGTAGCCGGCTGTGTAGTCGGGGTCCTTCTGGAGCAGTTGATCGAACTCGGCCATGGCCGCGTCCGTTTCGCCGCGATTGGCCAACTCCACGGCTATTCCGTAGCGCGCGAAGCTGTTCTTGGGATCCAGGGCAAGAATCTCTTTTAGACCTGCAATTTTGTCCATAGTGCTCATTTAGAAAGCTCGGCCACCTGTGAGATTTGCGTTATAGAAGGGCGATTGCCGACACTGGAACTAAAGTGGCCCCGCTGATCGGCTCCCGTGGTTCCATTGTAGCTGGACTGAGGGTTTCCGGGTTGGCCGCCGCTAAAGATTGGAGCCGGCACAAGATGAGTTCGACGGAAAGCATTCCCACAATGGCGCGTAGCGTCGCCGAATCGCAGTCGGAGATGAACGAGATCGTTCTACCGAACGATGCCAATGTTCTTGGAAATCTGCTTGGCGGCCGGCTCATGCACTTCATCGATCTGGTTGGAGCCATGGCGGCCTATCGTCATTCGCGTACTCACGTGGTTACGGCGGCCATGGATCATATCGACTTCATCCAGCCGGTGCACGTGGGCGACCTGCTCACGCTCAAGTCGAGCGTGAACCGCGCGTTTTCCACATCGATGGAAGTGGGCGTGAAGGTGTGGGTGGAAAACACCCAGACACAGGTGATGCTGCACGTGGCGAGCGCCTATCTGGTGTTTGTAGCGGTGGATCAGAACGGACGGCGTGTGCGCGTGCCGGAACTGAAGCCCGTGACCGCCCACGAGGAGCGCCGGTGGCATGATGCCCTGCTTCGCCGCGAACACCGCGAAAGCGAACATGCCCGACGGAAAGCGGCGAGGAAGGTATCGGCGGCCGCGGACCAGGCCGGCAGCTAGTCGCGCGATCGGGACGGAAGAGTCGCGCGGTCCTGTAGACTTTGAGTAGATCCTTTCGCGCAGTTTGCGCGGAGAGACGCTCGTCTCTGATCGATCGAATTCCCGCACGAAAGTGGAATTCCCAAAGGAGTACCAAGCTTATGGCGCATGGACATGCCATGCCTCAGCCCGTGGCTTTGCCGGGCGTTTCCAAGATCATCGCAGTGGGTTCGGGCAAGGGCGGCGTGGGCAAAACCACCGTGGCCGTCAACCTCGCTATTGCTCTGTCGAAGCTGGGCCAGCGCGTTGGTCTGATCGATGCAGACATCTACGGGCCCAACGTGCCGCTGATGATGGGTTCGAGCCAGTCGCCCAAAGTGGGCGCCGGCAACATTATTGAGCCGAACGAGACGCACGGGCTCAAGACGATCTCCATCGGCTACATTTCGCCAGGCGACAAGCCGCTGGTGATGCGCGGCCCCATGCTGCACCAGATCATCCGCCAGTTTCTGCAGCAGGTGAACTGGGGCGAGCTCGATTACCTCATCGTCGATCTGCCCCCGGGCACTGGCGACGTGGTGATCTCGCTTGTACAGACGGTTCCGCTCACCGGCGCGGTGGTTGTCTCGACGCCCAGCGACGTGAGCCTGCAGGACGCTCGCAAGGCTCTGGAGATGTTTGCGCAGGTCAACGTGGAAGTGCTCGGCATCGTCGAGAACATGAGCCACTTCACCTGCCCGCATTGCCATGAAGTGATCGACATCTTTTCGAAGGGCGGAGCGGAGAGGACGGCAAAGCAGTTCAACATTCCTTTCCTGGGATCGATTGAGCTGATCCCCGCCATTCGCGAAGGCGGCGACAAGGGTTTGCCGGTCGCGCTGGCTGGTCCCAAGAGCCCGCAGGCCACGGGGTTCTATGATGCTGCGCAGAAGTTGATGGAACGCGCCGAAGCCGCAGCAGCATCCGCCAGGGACGTGTTCGAAATCAGCTGAGGACGCATGCTCAACATCCGCTCCGTGGTACCCGCTGATTATGACCAGTGGAAGCCGTTGTGGGATGGCTACAACACGTTTTATGGCCGCCACGGGGCGACGGCTCTGCCCGATCGCATCACGCTGCAAACCTGGTCTCGGTTCTTCGATGCGTTGGAGCCCATGCATGCGCTGGTAGCAGAGCAAGACGACAAGCTGGTTGGTCTTGCTCACTATCTCTTTCACCGCAGCACTATCTCGATCGCACCCAACTGCTATCTGCAGGACCTGTTCACGCTCGACTCGGCGCGCGGCCAAGGCGTTGGCGCCGCGCTCATCGCAGAGGTCTACCGCCATGCCGACCACGCCGGCTGTCCGCGCGTGTACTGGCATACTCACGAAACCAACGCCACCGCAATGCGCCTGTACGACAAAGTCGCCGAGAAGAGCGGCTTTGTCGTCTATCGCAAAATGTTCTGAGATCATCTCCGCATGAAACGCGTTCTTCTCTCGTGGAGCAGTGGCAAAGACTGTGCGTGGGCGCTGCACGTTCTGCGCCAGGCGAGTGGCGTAGAAGTTGTCGGCCTGCTCACCACGATCAACACTCAGTTCGATCGCGTGGCGATGCATGGCACCCGCCGCGCGGTACTGGAAGCACAGGCAGAAGCCGCGGGTGTGCCGCTCTGGACAGTGCCGCTGCCCTGGCCCTGCCCTAATGAAATTTATGAAGCGCGGATGGCGGAAGCTTGCGCGCGTGCGAGGCGCGAGCAAATCGACGCTGTCGCTTTCGGCGACCTCTTTCTCCCGGATGTGCGCGCCTATCGAGAGCGCCAGTTGGCCGGTACCGGCCTGGAGCCGCTATTTCCGTTATGGCAGATCCCCACCGGCGAGTTGGCCCGGGCAATGATTGATGAGGGGCTGCGCGCAAAGCTCGTTTGCGTGGATTCGCGGCAATTATCAGCTGCGTTCGCAGGACGCGATTTCGATGCAGCATTGCTGTCGGACCTGCCTCCGGAGATTGATCCCTGCGGCGAGCGAGGTGAGTTCCACACCTGCGCGTATGACGGGCCGATGTTCGCCAGGGCCCTGGAGCTCGAGCCAGGCGAAATCGTCCATCGTGATGGATTCGTCTTCGCCGACTTTTTACCGTTGCAGGAAGCCGTCATCGGGTAATCTTTTTGGGAATCAAAATTCGTTATCCGAAGGTTCCCCATGAGTAATTTTGCCGCTCCCATCACGCCATTCCTCTGGTTCGATCAGAACGCTGAAGAGGCTGCCAAGTTCTATGTCTCCATCTTTCCCAATTCCCGCATAGTCGACGAACTGCGCAACCCAGGCGAGGCTCCTGGACCGAAGGGCGGCGTTCTCACCATCTCGTTCGAGCTCAATGGCCAGCGGTTCATCGGGCTCAACGGCGGCCCGGCCCATCAGTTCAATGAGGCGGTCTCGTTTGTGGTGAACTGCGACAACCAGGAGCAGATCGATTACTACTGGTCGAAGCTCCTTGAGGGCGGCGGCAGCGAGATCGCCTGCGGCTGGCTCAAAGACAGGTTCGGTCTCCGCTGGCAGGTGACGCCCGCCAAGATCGGCCAGCTCATCAAGCACCCCAAGGCGATGCAGGCGATGATGCAGATGACCAAATTCAACATTGCCGAACTGGAGCGCGCTGCCGCCGAATCCTGAGCCGCTCCCGCCCCGTCCGGCTCTCACGGCGAACGGGCATCTTGACAATCCGTATGTTGAATGCTACATAGGTAGGGCTGGAAATACGAGGCCCTACCCATGCTTGAACTACGGCGTGTCTCCAAGCACTTTGCAGGAATTCCTGCGGTCGATGACGTCAGCTTCTGCGCCCGACCGGGCGAGGTGACCGGCTACCTCGGTCCGAACGGCTCCGGTAAATCGACAACCATGAAGATGATCACCGCTCTGATTGAGCGAACCGCGGGACACATCCTCTTCGACGGCAAACCCATTGACGACGACCTCATCGGCTATAAGCGGCGGATGGGATACGTGCCGGAGGAGCCGCACCTCTACGTGCATCTCTCCGGAGTCGAGTACCTGCTGATGGTGGCGCAACTGCGCGATCTTCCGCCGCGCCAGTCCTCGGAGCGCATCGACGGTATGCTACGCCTGCTTTCGCTGTATGACGATCGCCACGCTTCCATCTCTGGATACTCGAAGGGCATGCGGCAGAAGATCCTCATCGCCGCCGCCCTGCTGCACAATCCCGACCTCGTGCTGCTGGACGAGCCGTTCAGCGGCCTTGATGTAGCGTCGGCGCTGGTCCTTCGCAGCCTCATCCAGCAGCTCGCCGCGCGCGGCAAAACCGTGCTGTTCAGCTCGCACGAGCTCGACACCGTGGAGCGCATCAGCAACCGCGTGGTTATCCTTCATCGCGGCAGGCTCGTCGCCGATGACTCTATTGAGCACCTGCGTTCTCTGATGGAACTGCCCACGCTTGAGGCGATCTTTTCGCAGCTCGCCGTTGAGCAGGATTCCACCGCACTGGCGCGCAATTTCGCAGATCTGATCGAGGCATAGCGCGATGCGTAAGCTCATTGCGGCACTTCTGCACCGACTAGGCGAGCACATGCCGTTGCAGTTCCGCGTGCTGCACCGTCAGTTCCTGCTGCGCGTCATTGATCTTGAGGCCCTGTCGATCGAAGCGGACATTCCACGCTTTCTCGGCCAGTTCGTGGGCGTGCTGATGATGCTCAGCTTCCTCCACGCCTTCGCCGTCTATGTGGCCATTGCGCAGTATCCTCTGGCGCTGGAGCACTACCTCATATCGACCATGATGCTGGTCGCGGGACTGATCACGGTCGTAAGCTGGGATGCTATCTTCCCTGACCGGCGCGATGCCATGGTGCTGGGTCCTCTTCCCGTGCGGCCGCACATGATTCTTGGTGCGAAGGTCTGCGCCTGCGCGTCGCTGCTCGCGATCGCTCTGCTGGCGCTGAATACGGCGCCTGGGTTCGTGGCTGCGCTCATATTGGGCCAGATTCACGACTCCATCTTCGGATTCCCTCAGGTGCTGGCGGCGTACTCCATCACCATGGTCGCGG from the Occallatibacter riparius genome contains:
- a CDS encoding VOC family protein: MSNFAAPITPFLWFDQNAEEAAKFYVSIFPNSRIVDELRNPGEAPGPKGGVLTISFELNGQRFIGLNGGPAHQFNEAVSFVVNCDNQEQIDYYWSKLLEGGGSEIACGWLKDRFGLRWQVTPAKIGQLIKHPKAMQAMMQMTKFNIAELERAAAES
- a CDS encoding tetratricopeptide repeat protein; this translates as MDKIAGLKEILALDPKNSFARYGIAVELANRGETDAAMAEFDQLLQKDPDYTAGYFMAAQTLSKAGRTHEAIARLKDGISCAARTGNRHALSEMQAMLDELQG
- a CDS encoding acyl-CoA thioesterase; amino-acid sequence: MSSTESIPTMARSVAESQSEMNEIVLPNDANVLGNLLGGRLMHFIDLVGAMAAYRHSRTHVVTAAMDHIDFIQPVHVGDLLTLKSSVNRAFSTSMEVGVKVWVENTQTQVMLHVASAYLVFVAVDQNGRRVRVPELKPVTAHEERRWHDALLRREHRESEHARRKAARKVSAAADQAGS
- a CDS encoding GNAT family N-acetyltransferase, with product MLNIRSVVPADYDQWKPLWDGYNTFYGRHGATALPDRITLQTWSRFFDALEPMHALVAEQDDKLVGLAHYLFHRSTISIAPNCYLQDLFTLDSARGQGVGAALIAEVYRHADHAGCPRVYWHTHETNATAMRLYDKVAEKSGFVVYRKMF
- a CDS encoding Mrp/NBP35 family ATP-binding protein; translation: MAHGHAMPQPVALPGVSKIIAVGSGKGGVGKTTVAVNLAIALSKLGQRVGLIDADIYGPNVPLMMGSSQSPKVGAGNIIEPNETHGLKTISIGYISPGDKPLVMRGPMLHQIIRQFLQQVNWGELDYLIVDLPPGTGDVVISLVQTVPLTGAVVVSTPSDVSLQDARKALEMFAQVNVEVLGIVENMSHFTCPHCHEVIDIFSKGGAERTAKQFNIPFLGSIELIPAIREGGDKGLPVALAGPKSPQATGFYDAAQKLMERAEAAAASARDVFEIS
- a CDS encoding SIR2 family NAD-dependent protein deacylase, translating into MSSISLSPTDHVFVLTGAGISAESGLPTFRASDGLWAGHRVEDVCTPEALSENPALVWEFYSQRRAQGSTANPNPAHVALAQLEAKLGDRFFLCTQNVDDLHERAGSQRLVHMHGELAKSRCEDDCGRPPVPDTAVYKSLDEVPRCACGARLRPHIVFFGEIPLEMDRIQREIDRATVMVVIGTSGSVYPAANFVNWARHNGARTIYIGPERPLNAQAFTTIVEGKAGEVMPGLFHVE
- a CDS encoding glycosyltransferase family 2 protein, whose protein sequence is MPKYSIVVPFHNEEENVTALYDRLKQVMEQVGDSFELVFVDDGSSDRTYKLLEEIAAVDSRVLVVKLRRNFGQTAGLAAGFDHASGEFILSMDGDLQHDPDEIPNFLEKLEEGYDVVSGWREKRIDNFVMRRIPSKIANWLMAKLSGVDIHDFGTTFKAYRREVIHNIPLYGEMHRFIPALAAWYGASICEIPIKNVNRLRGKSHYGIGRTFRVFFDLLTIRFLIKYMSRPLHFFGSFGAISILLGTIFSATLLGMKIFNPHANIMDQHAPLFVIAGVLILAGVQLLALGLLGELQVRHYYSSQHNTPYAIDRLVRLRAPEEPSILSDRD
- a CDS encoding ABC transporter ATP-binding protein translates to MLELRRVSKHFAGIPAVDDVSFCARPGEVTGYLGPNGSGKSTTMKMITALIERTAGHILFDGKPIDDDLIGYKRRMGYVPEEPHLYVHLSGVEYLLMVAQLRDLPPRQSSERIDGMLRLLSLYDDRHASISGYSKGMRQKILIAAALLHNPDLVLLDEPFSGLDVASALVLRSLIQQLAARGKTVLFSSHELDTVERISNRVVILHRGRLVADDSIEHLRSLMELPTLEAIFSQLAVEQDSTALARNFADLIEA
- a CDS encoding quinone oxidoreductase family protein, with the protein product MKAIQIRETGGPEVLQLVDLPIPVPGPGQVLIRVESVGMNFIEIYFRKGQYKATLPMTPGSEAAGTVEECGPGVNGCGFKPGDTVAAVGVLGSYAEYALVPAAQLIKVPDGVTPEQAAAAMLQGMTAHYLAYSTWPLKSGETCLIHAGAGGVGLLLTQMAAKIGARVITTVSTEEKAELSREAGASDVIVYSQQDFVAEVKRLTNNKGVDVVYDSVGKTTFDGSLNCLRPRGLMALFGGSSGAVPPFDLIQLSGKGSLFLTRPTLWHYISTRDELEKRAGDVLNWVKSGDLKLRMEHMYPLTEAGQAQSDMENRRTTGKILLEP
- a CDS encoding TonB-dependent receptor, which translates into the protein MKRLPLVLIFIFCLLLAAGSPAFATVFATINGIVHDPQHRPVAGAAVALKASESDFNLSAVTGSDGGFVFANVPIGTYQLEVTAAGFATVSQRIMVASGTNPVVHIPLEVEGSTQTVEVHASDSIATDTVTPTTLISREQIETTPGAGRTLGMQMITDYVPGSYMTHDMLHIRGGHQTSWLIDGISIPNTKIASNLGPQIDPKDIDQLEVQRGSYAADVGDRTYGVFDVLPRNGFEFDHQGELLLTGGNFKTGEAQLSFGDHSAKTAWYASATGSRSDYGLQTPVPEVLHDATNSGSGFLTLIRNQTSSDQLRLTAQYRQDFFQVPYDPNPDDWQQTGYYSSYGLRDVQKERDSFVIANWVHTLSSKALFEVAPFWHFNQANYDSEATDLPVATTWHQQSNYAGAQADVRVNAGPNNFSGGLYSFAQWENDLYGLKVNDGSGASEPNTPASTTAGIVELHASDHLHIGKYVTLLGGLRVSNYHAGLDENAVYPRVGATVEIPHLHWVLRGFYGRFFQPAPVLTVSSSMLNYVQGQPDGANTFVPVPSERDEEHQFGVLIPWHGWSLDVDTFHNRINNFLDHASLGESNLYFPISVDGALVRAWEMALRSPQIAHRGQFHLAYSNQIAEQRGPVTGGYTCTLPNDPACSDGPDYEPVDHDQRHTLNTGINLALPARTWFASNVYYGSGFVNGLAGSGVGPYQGAYLPAHTTFDVSGGWNVGENWKLSASMMNVTNHRVLLDNSVTVGGFHYNDPRMVTGEVRYRFRF
- a CDS encoding adenine nucleotide alpha hydrolase; translation: MKRVLLSWSSGKDCAWALHVLRQASGVEVVGLLTTINTQFDRVAMHGTRRAVLEAQAEAAGVPLWTVPLPWPCPNEIYEARMAEACARARREQIDAVAFGDLFLPDVRAYRERQLAGTGLEPLFPLWQIPTGELARAMIDEGLRAKLVCVDSRQLSAAFAGRDFDAALLSDLPPEIDPCGERGEFHTCAYDGPMFARALELEPGEIVHRDGFVFADFLPLQEAVIG